A window from Balaenoptera musculus isolate JJ_BM4_2016_0621 chromosome 8, mBalMus1.pri.v3, whole genome shotgun sequence encodes these proteins:
- the LOC118899801 gene encoding LOW QUALITY PROTEIN: olfactory receptor 8A1 (The sequence of the model RefSeq protein was modified relative to this genomic sequence to represent the inferred CDS: substituted 1 base at 1 genomic stop codon), translated as MAGENHSTVTEFILEGXTNRPELQFPLFLLFLGIYSVTMIGNLGMITLICLNAQLHAPMYYFLSSLSLVDLCCSSVITPKILVNFVTEENVISYAGCMSQFYFFIVFVVAECYMLTVMAYDRYVAICSPLLYNIIMSHRFCSLLVVGVYAMELIGSTIETGLMLKLPYCELLIRHYFCDIIALMKLSCSSSYHIEMTVFVLAGFNIVVTSLTVLISYAFILSSILRISTTGGRSKAVSTCSSHLAAVGMFYGTTAFMYLKLSTASSPAREKVASMFYTTVIPMLNPVIYSLRNKEVKAAMKKTLRGKLF; from the coding sequence ATGGCTGGAGAAAATCACTCTACAGTGACAGAGTTCATTCTTGAGGGTTAAACAAATCGGCCAGAGCTCCagttccccctcttcctcctcttccttgggATCTATTCAGTCACCATGATAGGGAACCTGGGCATGATAACACTGATTTGTCTAAATGCTCAGCTTCACGCCCCCATGTACTACTTCCTCAGCAGCCTGTCTCTTGTGGATCTCTGCTGCTCCTCTGTCATTACCCCTAAGATCCTGGTGAACTTTGTGACAGAAGAGAACGTCATCTCCTATGCAGGGTGCATGTCCCAGTTCTACTTCTTTATTGTGTTTGTCGTTGCTGAGTGTTACATGCTCACAGTCATGGCCTATGACCGCTATGTCGCCATCTGCAGCCCTTTGCTTTACAACATCATCATGTCACATCGATTCTGCTCCCTGCTGGTGGTTGGGGTCTATGCCATGGAGCTCATTGGCTCAACCATAGAGACTGGCCTCATGTTGAAACTGCCCTACTGTGAGCTCCTCATCCGTCATTACTTCTGTGACATCATCGCCCTCATGAAGCTCTCCTGCTCTAGCAGCTATCATATTGAGATGACAGTCTTCGTTTTGGCTGGATTCAACATCGTGGTCACCAGCTTAACAGTACTCATTTCCTACGCCTTCATCTTGTCCAGCATCCTCCGCATCAGCACCACAGGGGGAAGGTCCAAAGCCGTCAGCACCTGCAGCTCCCACCTTGCTGCAGTGGGGATGTTCTATGGAACGACCGCATTCATGTACTTGAAACTCTCCACAGCCAGTTCCCCAGCCCGGGAGAAAGTGGCCTCCATGTTCTACACCACAGTGATCCCCATGCTGAACCCCGTAATCTACAGCTTGAGGAATAAGGAGGTAAAGGCTGCCATGAAGAAAACTCTGAGGGGAAAATTGTTTTGA